One Candidatus Anaeroferrophillus wilburensis genomic window carries:
- a CDS encoding M23 family metallopeptidase has protein sequence MKNSCGKMSSPRWSAARLGCFLAVLLVWAAILSLFPAAWVVAGEDVLPTVVVQQDGLEVFLAPAAPLQGQALVVVIRCADDDFVPQEVCLFDATFKVMGAGREYKAVCAVPLQAPTGRQHLTIRSEGRASNIPLMVRAGAYGEERLTLPTEMVSPKKPQHLAQIKQDRELLRAAYSSSVPLLRFAEPFKPPLESSIITPFGRRRILNGIAKSPHGGIDLRGQKGTPVPAAAAGRVALAGRLYYSGNAVIIDHGLDIFSLYLHLDTMAVQAGDLVQQGEIIGCLGSTGRVTGPHLHWGIKVNGIVVDPLEFIEKSRLLLQPSWEG, from the coding sequence ATGAAGAATAGCTGCGGGAAGATGAGCAGCCCCCGGTGGTCGGCTGCCCGGCTGGGGTGTTTCTTGGCTGTTCTGCTGGTTTGGGCGGCAATCCTGTCCCTGTTCCCTGCAGCCTGGGTGGTTGCCGGGGAAGATGTTTTGCCAACGGTGGTTGTTCAGCAGGATGGATTGGAGGTTTTTCTGGCACCGGCTGCCCCGCTCCAGGGCCAGGCCCTGGTGGTGGTTATCCGCTGCGCCGATGATGACTTTGTGCCGCAGGAAGTGTGTTTGTTTGATGCAACATTCAAGGTTATGGGTGCCGGCCGGGAGTATAAGGCTGTCTGTGCCGTTCCCCTGCAGGCACCGACCGGCAGGCAGCATCTGACTATCCGCTCCGAGGGTAGGGCCAGCAATATTCCTTTGATGGTCAGAGCGGGGGCGTACGGTGAAGAACGTTTGACTCTGCCGACGGAGATGGTGAGCCCGAAAAAACCCCAGCACCTGGCACAGATCAAACAGGACAGAGAGCTGCTGCGGGCGGCCTACAGTTCATCGGTGCCGCTGCTCCGGTTTGCTGAGCCGTTTAAGCCGCCGCTGGAAAGTTCCATTATTACCCCGTTCGGCCGCCGGCGGATTCTCAATGGGATAGCGAAAAGTCCCCACGGCGGTATTGATCTGCGGGGCCAGAAGGGAACGCCGGTGCCGGCCGCGGCCGCCGGTCGGGTGGCACTGGCCGGCCGGCTTTATTACAGCGGCAATGCGGTGATCATTGACCATGGTCTGGATATTTTCTCCCTTTATCTGCACCTGGATACCATGGCCGTGCAGGCCGGTGATCTGGTTCAGCAGGGGGAAATTATCGGCTGTCTCGGCAGCACCGGCCGGGTGACAGGTCCCCATCTCCATTGGGGGATTAAAGTGAACGGCATTGTTGTTGATCCATTGGAATTCATTGAAAAAAGTCGACTGCTGCTGCAGCCGTCCTGGGAGGGCTAG
- a CDS encoding exodeoxyribonuclease VII large subunit, with translation MLLDNTGEKVLLDDLHVYTVSQLNRDIQLILEDNFSSLWVEGEISNFRVPRSGHFYFTLKDESSQIRAVMFRRQNSSLAFSPTEGDHVLCLGRISVYGPRGEYQIMVESLDLKGIGGLLRAFEQLKAKLEAEGLFAPQHKKPIPLLPRQVAVITSATGAAVRDILQVVHRRFANLSVTILPVTVQGSAAAAEIVQAIRRCNEKFAGQVDAIILARGGGSWEDLSPFNEEAVARAIFASQIPLISAVGHETDYTIADFVADLRAPTPSAAAELVIASRARVVERLESLDRRLLQLFSRQLDGYRHLLQLSAARLSRPDVLFQQSRQQLDELSYRFTASMTSRINLLRRRLEHARSSLALSSPGIALDRNRRQLDLLASRLSGVQRQEQQRCRHAVGLLAGKLEACNPLAVLQRGYAVVETVPAGLIVTDAAMVAPGDRLQTTFARGKVHCDVREVFPDEE, from the coding sequence ATGCTATTGGACAACACAGGAGAAAAAGTATTGTTGGATGACCTGCATGTCTATACCGTTTCCCAGCTGAATCGTGATATCCAGTTGATTTTAGAGGATAATTTCTCTTCCTTGTGGGTGGAGGGGGAGATCTCCAACTTTCGGGTGCCCCGTTCAGGACATTTTTATTTTACCCTGAAGGATGAATCCTCCCAGATCAGGGCGGTCATGTTCCGCCGGCAGAATAGCAGCCTTGCTTTCTCTCCGACTGAAGGAGATCATGTGCTCTGCCTGGGGCGGATAAGCGTCTATGGACCCAGGGGAGAATATCAGATTATGGTGGAAAGCCTGGATCTGAAGGGGATAGGCGGTCTCCTCCGGGCTTTTGAGCAGCTGAAGGCCAAGCTGGAGGCCGAGGGGCTTTTTGCGCCGCAGCATAAGAAGCCCATTCCCCTACTGCCCCGCCAGGTGGCAGTTATTACCTCGGCAACCGGTGCGGCGGTGCGGGACATCCTCCAGGTGGTTCATCGCCGCTTTGCCAACCTGTCGGTAACGATTCTACCGGTGACCGTACAAGGGAGTGCTGCCGCCGCTGAAATTGTCCAGGCAATCAGACGCTGCAATGAAAAGTTTGCCGGTCAGGTGGATGCCATTATTCTGGCCCGGGGCGGCGGCTCATGGGAGGACCTCTCACCGTTCAACGAAGAGGCGGTGGCCCGGGCAATTTTTGCTTCGCAGATCCCCCTGATCAGTGCGGTTGGCCATGAAACGGATTATACCATTGCCGATTTTGTTGCCGATCTACGGGCACCAACCCCCTCGGCAGCGGCGGAACTGGTGATTGCCAGCCGGGCCCGGGTCGTCGAAAGGCTCGAATCTCTGGATCGACGTCTGCTGCAGCTGTTCAGCCGTCAACTGGACGGTTATCGGCACCTTCTGCAGCTGTCGGCGGCCAGGTTGTCCCGGCCTGATGTGCTGTTCCAGCAGTCTCGTCAGCAATTGGATGAGTTGTCCTACCGTTTTACCGCGTCGATGACCAGTCGTATAAATCTGCTGCGCCGGCGCCTCGAACACGCCAGAAGTTCCCTGGCGTTGTCATCGCCTGGCATTGCCCTCGATCGGAACCGGCGACAGCTCGATCTTCTTGCAAGTCGCCTGTCGGGGGTGCAGCGGCAGGAGCAGCAGCGGTGTCGGCATGCCGTCGGTCTGCTGGCCGGCAAACTGGAAGCCTGCAACCCTCTAGCCGTTCTGCAACGGGGGTATGCGGTGGTTGAAACTGTTCCGGCAGGGCTGATTGTCACCGATGCCGCCATGGTGGCGCCCGGTGACCGGCTGCAGACAACCTTTGCCCGGGGAAAAGTGCATTGCGACGTCCGTGAGGTTTTTCCAGATGAAGAATAG
- a CDS encoding polyprenyl synthetase family protein, with the protein MIASYLSRQAGLFENYLKEQCSLAGTAADNAAILKEAMTYSLLAGGKRLRPVLTMGACELFSREVEKVFPLAVAVEMIHTYSLIHDDLPAMDDDNFRRGRPTNHKVYGEGIAILAGDALLTDAFGLVAAMDSIDERVRCELVFRLSRAAGSEGMVAGQAIDLACEGRQDVSAELLFDLHRRKTGELITFSVVAGGLVGGAGQEDLSRLENYGKAIGLAFQIADDILDETATSEQMGKDAGSDRQKQKLTSVSLLGLDESRRLLAELVAEAVVSLNPYGDRSRRLQQIAHYIADRNN; encoded by the coding sequence ATGATTGCCTCCTACCTCAGCCGGCAGGCCGGTTTGTTTGAAAACTACCTGAAAGAGCAGTGCTCTTTGGCAGGGACGGCGGCGGATAACGCCGCAATCCTCAAAGAAGCGATGACCTACAGTCTGCTGGCCGGTGGCAAACGGCTGCGGCCGGTGCTGACCATGGGGGCCTGCGAGCTGTTTAGCCGCGAGGTGGAAAAAGTATTCCCGCTGGCAGTGGCGGTTGAAATGATCCACACGTACTCCTTGATTCATGACGACCTGCCGGCGATGGATGACGACAACTTCCGGCGTGGGCGGCCCACCAATCACAAGGTATATGGGGAAGGGATTGCTATTCTGGCCGGTGATGCTTTGCTTACCGATGCTTTCGGCCTGGTGGCGGCCATGGACAGTATTGATGAACGGGTTCGCTGCGAACTGGTGTTCAGGCTGTCCCGGGCGGCCGGTTCTGAAGGCATGGTGGCCGGCCAGGCCATAGATCTGGCTTGCGAAGGCCGCCAGGATGTTTCTGCCGAGCTGCTGTTTGACCTCCACCGCCGGAAAACCGGGGAGTTGATTACCTTTTCGGTGGTTGCCGGCGGCCTGGTGGGGGGGGCTGGTCAAGAAGATTTGTCCAGGCTGGAAAACTACGGCAAGGCAATCGGTCTGGCATTTCAGATCGCCGATGATATCCTTGACGAAACTGCCACCAGTGAGCAGATGGGCAAGGATGCCGGCTCCGATCGGCAGAAGCAGAAACTGACCTCGGTCAGTCTGCTGGGCCTTGATGAATCCCGCCGCCTGCTGGCCGAACTGGTGGCTGAAGCGGTGGTGTCGCTGAACCCCTATGGCGACCGGTCCCGCCGCCTGCAGCAGATTGCCCATTACATCGCCGACCGAAACAATTAG
- the mreD gene encoding rod shape-determining protein MreD produces the protein MTSKLSLLGFIYLLAGLFFCVFQSSVFPRLGFSNISPDLSYVLVVSLPAAFPVAGGALIAVALGILADTFSLASSGFHAIGFLVLFFTLVIMRQSIYFDRLSFQALLASLGYLSMFLLMHLLTDNQTGQPIQLGNGIRTAIATGIFAIPLLHVMRMLARTATGSGTFSASS, from the coding sequence ATGACCAGTAAGCTGTCACTTCTTGGCTTCATCTATCTGCTGGCCGGACTTTTTTTCTGTGTTTTCCAGTCATCGGTTTTTCCCCGTCTGGGTTTCAGCAACATCTCTCCCGACCTTTCCTATGTTCTGGTTGTTTCCCTACCGGCGGCCTTCCCGGTTGCCGGCGGCGCACTGATTGCCGTGGCCCTGGGAATTTTGGCTGATACCTTTTCACTCGCCAGTTCCGGCTTTCATGCCATCGGTTTTCTCGTCCTTTTTTTCACTCTGGTCATCATGCGGCAGTCAATCTACTTTGACCGCCTTTCCTTCCAGGCATTGCTTGCCAGCCTGGGCTATCTGAGCATGTTTCTCCTGATGCACCTGCTGACTGACAATCAGACAGGGCAGCCAATCCAGCTTGGCAACGGCATCAGGACAGCCATAGCAACAGGAATTTTTGCCATACCTCTCCTCCATGTCATGCGCATGCTGGCCAGAACAGCCACCGGGTCCGGCACATTTTCCGCGTCTTCCTGA
- a CDS encoding rod shape-determining protein: protein MFSNDLAIDLGTANTLVYVKGKGIVIDEPSVVAVQNYGGGNKKVLAVGSEAKQMVGRTPGHIVAIRPMKEGVIADFEVTEAMLRHFITKVHNRKTLVRPRIIICVPSGITPVERRAVKESAESAGAREVYLIEEPMAAGIGAGLPITEPSGNMVVDIGGGTTEVAVISLAGIVYAKSVRVGGDKMDEAIIQYIKRKYNLLIGERTAESIKITIGSASPLEELEVMEIKGRDLVAGVPQTIEVNADEIREALTEPLNAILEAVRVALERTPPELAADIVDKGIVLTGGGAMLRNLDVLVREETGLPITVIDDPLTCVVRGSGKVLDELDLLREVTLHD from the coding sequence ATGTTTTCCAATGATCTTGCCATTGACCTGGGAACCGCCAACACCCTGGTCTATGTTAAGGGCAAAGGCATTGTCATTGATGAACCTTCAGTTGTCGCTGTGCAGAATTATGGCGGCGGCAACAAAAAAGTGCTGGCTGTGGGCAGCGAGGCCAAGCAGATGGTGGGACGGACACCGGGCCACATTGTTGCCATCCGACCGATGAAGGAAGGTGTTATTGCTGATTTTGAAGTTACTGAAGCAATGCTCCGCCACTTTATCACCAAAGTCCATAACCGCAAAACCCTGGTCAGACCACGCATCATTATCTGTGTACCGTCAGGCATAACCCCGGTTGAGCGGCGGGCCGTCAAGGAATCAGCTGAATCTGCCGGGGCCCGCGAGGTCTACCTGATTGAAGAACCGATGGCGGCCGGTATTGGCGCTGGTCTGCCGATCACCGAACCGTCAGGAAATATGGTTGTTGATATCGGCGGTGGCACCACCGAGGTGGCGGTCATTTCCCTGGCCGGGATTGTCTATGCCAAATCGGTGCGGGTTGGCGGCGACAAGATGGACGAGGCGATTATCCAGTATATCAAACGGAAATACAACCTCCTGATTGGTGAACGGACAGCGGAAAGCATCAAGATCACCATTGGCAGCGCCTCTCCCCTGGAAGAGCTGGAAGTCATGGAAATCAAGGGTCGCGACCTGGTGGCCGGAGTGCCGCAAACCATTGAGGTCAACGCCGATGAAATCCGGGAAGCCCTGACCGAACCGCTGAACGCTATCCTTGAAGCGGTACGGGTTGCCCTGGAGCGAACCCCCCCAGAGCTGGCTGCCGACATTGTCGACAAAGGAATTGTCCTTACCGGTGGCGGTGCCATGCTGCGCAATCTTGATGTCCTGGTGCGCGAAGAAACCGGCCTGCCGATCACCGTTATCGACGACCCCCTCACCTGCGTGGTCCGTGGCTCAGGCAAGGTTCTTGACGAGTTGGACTTGCTGCGTGAGGTAACGCTGCACGATTAA
- the xseB gene encoding exodeoxyribonuclease VII small subunit has protein sequence MAKTSFEASLKKLEDIVARLEAGDIPLDQSLKLFEQGISLVRQCSSRLDEVEKKVQILVSDEQGERLEDFS, from the coding sequence ATGGCCAAAACGAGTTTTGAAGCTTCACTGAAAAAACTGGAAGATATCGTCGCCAGGCTGGAAGCCGGGGATATCCCCCTGGACCAATCCCTGAAGCTTTTCGAACAGGGGATCAGCCTGGTGCGCCAGTGCAGCAGCCGGCTTGATGAGGTGGAAAAGAAGGTTCAGATTCTGGTCAGTGACGAACAGGGTGAGAGATTGGAAGATTTTTCATGA
- the mreC gene encoding rod shape-determining protein MreC, producing the protein MTAFTRRHQLLLYILVIFLVTTFFLGLKTRQFQLLATLEKGVMMVAYPFQKGADLAIDTCNSIIEGYVTLVHVKQENRALKNRIANLERQLIARQEEHHQNEQLRKLLDFQDTHLLPPHITIANIIGRDAGNFSQLVFVDRGSRDRIKKHSPALTHRGIVGRVIAVSPFSAKVMLITDNHSSCDVMIQRTRERGILQGGNQALCKINYLLRSADVQVGDTVITSGMDKIFPKGMPVGTVVSVQKEESGLSQEIIVEPFANLNGLEEIIITASPEPGGVNDQ; encoded by the coding sequence ATGACCGCTTTCACCAGACGTCATCAACTGCTGCTCTACATCCTGGTGATCTTTCTGGTAACCACCTTTTTCCTGGGCCTGAAAACCAGGCAGTTCCAGTTGCTCGCTACCCTTGAAAAAGGGGTCATGATGGTTGCCTACCCTTTTCAGAAGGGCGCCGATCTGGCCATTGACACCTGCAATTCCATTATCGAGGGCTATGTCACCCTGGTTCACGTCAAGCAGGAAAACCGGGCGCTGAAAAATCGGATTGCCAACCTGGAAAGGCAGCTTATCGCCCGCCAGGAAGAACACCATCAGAATGAGCAGCTGCGCAAGCTGCTCGACTTTCAGGACACCCACCTGCTCCCGCCCCACATCACCATTGCCAACATTATCGGCCGCGATGCCGGTAATTTTTCGCAGCTGGTTTTTGTCGACCGCGGTTCCCGGGACCGGATCAAGAAGCACTCACCGGCATTAACCCACCGGGGTATTGTCGGCCGGGTGATCGCAGTTTCTCCCTTCTCCGCCAAGGTTATGCTGATTACCGACAACCATAGCTCCTGTGATGTCATGATTCAGCGAACCAGGGAGCGGGGCATCCTTCAGGGCGGCAACCAGGCATTATGCAAAATCAACTACCTGCTGCGCTCAGCTGATGTCCAGGTAGGCGATACGGTGATTACCTCGGGAATGGATAAGATTTTTCCCAAGGGGATGCCGGTAGGCACCGTTGTCTCGGTTCAGAAGGAGGAAAGCGGGCTGAGCCAGGAAATTATCGTTGAACCTTTTGCCAATCTGAATGGGCTGGAAGAGATTATTATTACCGCATCTCCGGAACCGGGTGGAGTCAATGACCAGTAA